The sequence GGGGAGGGGCTCAGTGCGGAGTAGGGGGGCTCTCTCTGATCTCTAGAAGCTGACCTAGTCCACCCCACTGTAATTTCCCACCGGTTTGTAAGCTTTGAGTCCCTTCCTTCCCCACCAGGCCAGGCGTGGCTTCTTGGGAGGCTCCGACCTCTATGTGCCCTTGGTCTGGAAGCCAGCCCTGGGGAAAGCAGCAGGCAGGAAGGGTTTCGAGAGCCCTGGCCACCGTCCTGTGAGGGACTTGCCCGGCTGACCCCAGCCAAGCCCAGGGAACTCCCGCCTGTCTTTTTCTTCGGcggtctccctcaccctttctCTGTGCCTTTCCCGTACTcccttttttcctcctctctccttcgCCCCCAGCTTCTGCTCTCCCCTTCTGCTAGTCTCTCCCCTACCCCTCCCTCTCGGGCAGGCATTTCTCGGCTGCGCGCTTCGCCCCAGCGCACGAAGGCTACGGGTCGAGTCCGCGCAGCGCGAGCTCCCGGGAACGCCGTCCCGAGGCTCCCTACGATCGCGCACTCTGCTGGGAGTCCGCCCTCCGGAAGGGGCCTCGGCCTGGTGGGGACAAGCCAGGCCTGCCGGGCTCGCGGGAGCAGCCCAGCGCGCGCCGGAGGCGTCCGCGGGAAGGGAACCCCTGTGCGCCGGGAGACGGGCAAGTCGCGGCCCCAGGTCCCGTTGGCCCGCGGTGAGTAGGCTCGACAGGCCTGCTAGGCCAAGCCGGGCCGCGAAGCTTTCGGGGGTGCCCGCAGGACCCCAGTGGGGCTCTGGCCCTGACCTCGACCCTGGAGTGAGCGCTCGGCGGAGTCGCGCGGGGAGGGTCCCGGCCCGGCGGCTTGGCTGGCGGCGCGTTCAGCTCGGGCCCCGGGCAACAGTGTCTAGACCGGCAGCGCCTCGCCTGGTCACTGTGGGAACCGCAGCTGGACAGCTGGGAGCCCCTCGGGCCAGGTCCCAGAAACTGCGGGGTCTCCCCAGGAAACAAGGTGGCCTTGGTTTTCGCCCAGACCCAGGAAGTCTCGCGCCGACCCGCAGGGCCTGGGCGCCGCGCCCTCTCGGCAGTTCAGTCCCCCGCCCCCTCCGCCTTCCTGGTCCCCGTCGGGGCTCTGCGGGCAGCAGGCGCGCCTCGGGGTCCACAGGGGCCGCCCCAGCTCAGCTCTGTGGGGCCAGCGCTCCCTCCGCGCGTCCCAGGCTCGCCGTGAGCCTGTAGCTACCCCCGCCGCCGCTCCTGGGCGCGCAGAGTCCGCCCCGGGAAGTCCCAGAGACAAGACTGGGGAAAAGTGGGACGGCGGGCGGGGGACAAGGGTCCGGAGCGGCCAACTCGGCCTCTGGGCCTCTGTCCTCGGGAGCAGGCGCCGAGTGGAGTGGGAGCGGCCACGGCGTGGCCCTCTCCAGATCCTCGGCCCTGACTTGCCTGCCCTGACTTTGTGCCTCTCTGTTCTATGCAGGAAAAGCTGTGGAATCCACCCGGATCGAAACGCCCCTGGCCCGTGTGACCCTACCCCGGGAGAAGCAGTCAAGTTACCCGACATTGTGGTCAGCTGAAGCAGGATCGGTGGCTGGATGCTGCAGCTGCGGGGGTTCGGCGCCTGGGAAGACTCCTGTGTaggggagagaagcagagatgcaaCATTTTTAAAGTTTCACAAAGCATCTGGCTGCATCCGGGCCCCTGGAGCAGGAGACAAACAGAATTAATGTTTTATACCTTCGGGTATAGGTTTGAGTTTTTTCCCCCTCATGCCAAGTATTTAAAACCTCTAGAAACCCATGATTTGACAATCAATGATTGCGCGATACTTTCAATTTGAATATTCAAAGGCTTAACAAAATGGACTATCTTCTGCAGAAACCTTGCACACAGGCACCCCACAGAGAGTCCAGAGAAACAGGGAATGAGACCCCTTTGGGTCCTATCCCTTGCTTTTATTGTATTTTGAACCTTTTGTCCACCTTCTCACAGACAGAGCAGGTGTCCTCAAAGATGCTCTGTGTTTCTGCCTCAAAGGCAGCGCAAGAGCCCTGAGTGACCTAGGCTGCCTTTGGTGACCTCCTGAGCCAGGCTGGCTGGCCAGACTGATTATTACACCCCCAATCTCCGTTTTAGGGGAAAATCTCAGGTTTGGGGGAGTGAACATGGCAGCCAGGGGGTGTGGCATGGCCAGGAGTGACTCTGGGCCCAGGTTGCAGGCCCAAGGCCCAGGGGAGGGCTTCACTCTGCAGCTGGTCTACCTTCTGGCCCCACCTGGCCACGGGTAGGCTTCCCTCCCCTTTTAATTTCACTCTTCACCTGGGCCCCAAACACTGGGGTTTCAACACGGATTGTCTGCCCATTAAGACCCTTTGCTCCTCCCCACGGAGCTGGGGATACCCATAGGCCTCGCTCTCTGCCCTCTGAGATTTTCTGAGGCTAGTGGTTCTTCACTGTGAggcttcctctccttctctcctctttctctctcgaGAGCTGTCCCTGCTGTTTTTACTTAAGGAGTAAATGTTCAGAAATGGTGACACACTTGGCTCCTGCTCATTTTAGCTATAAGAAGATCATGGATTTGTGTTCAAGGCTCCTCACTTAGGGGTGAGAGGCAGAGGGGATTTGAGGTCAGGCTGCCCCGTAGGTCCAGGTCTGACCCCTCACATTTGCCTTGGGACTGTGTTGGGTCATCTCCAACGACTTGCTGTGCTGCTTCCGTGTGGTTTAGAAGCCTGTGAGGACAGGTGTGGTCCAGAGAGGGAGTCAGAGCCAGGCCAAATCCTCTCCTAGACCCAGAGGGAAGGAGGAATACTGGAAGACAGAGGGAGAAGACTGAAGTGAAGCAGGGTGGGGTGCCCTGTGCAAATAAGCCCAGATAGTCCCATGATGCCAGGCCAGATGGGAGGCACGGGCCTCTGCTCTTTGTTCCCTGAGTTCTCTGAAAGTACAAAAGTGTATCTCACCCCAGAAAAATATCTGAATGCCCTTGGCTGTGTCTGGTGCAGGGAGGAGCTTACGGAGGTGGAGGAGAGGGGCTCTGTGAGAGTGAGGAGATAGGAGAGCCTGTGCTGAGTAGGGACTGCTTAGCTGCTGAAGCCATGGCTTTGGGGGAGAGGGTCAGAACTAGGAACACCTGAGGGGGTACCTGGCCATGGAAGGCAGGATGTATGTCCCAGGCCAGCTGCAGTCTTTTAGCCTCTGAATCCTCGTAAGCCTGTGTCCTGGGTTTCTGtgatggaagacaggcctgaggaTCAGATCTtgaggggagggaa comes from Elephas maximus indicus isolate mEleMax1 chromosome 7, mEleMax1 primary haplotype, whole genome shotgun sequence and encodes:
- the LOC126078866 gene encoding uncharacterized protein LOC126078866, which gives rise to MSQTQKDKERLGRSQSPDGNDSWKSVGPSNSEADLVHPTVISHRFVSFESLPSPPGQAWLLGRLRPLCALGLEASPGESSRQEGFREPWPPSCEGLARLTPAKPRELPPVFFFGGLPHPFSVPFPYSLFSSSLLRPQLLLSPSASLSPTPPSRAGISRLRASPQRTKATGRVRAARAPGNAVPRLPTIAHSAGSPPSGRGLGLVGTSQACRARGSSPARAGGVRGKGTPVRRETGKSRPQVPLARGKAVESTRIETPLARVTLPREKQSSYPTLWSAEAGSVAGCCSCGGSAPGKTPV